The stretch of DNA TGCTGTGGGTTCACccatcatcctccctctccctgctagCATGCAGAATGAGACAGACAACCACACAAACTCCTCTTTCCATCCATCTCccacttttacacacacacacacacacacacacacacacacacacaccacacacacacacaccacacacacacaccacacacacacacacaacacctccaCCTTCACCTCACCAAACCAACAGTAATTTGCTAACATGGCAACATGGCAGGCAGCACACAAATAAGCACTAATGCTGAGGAATCTGGTAAACAGCTAGGAGCTGGTGGAGGGATACTGTTGTGCACAACATATGATCCAAGACCTAAAGAGCTGGAGAACTACAGATCCTTCTGAAGGGAGAGAACCAGGGGAGGAGGGACGGGGAAAGATCCTGCATAtataatcaagtttgcagattgCATTAGAATTCAGATGAACTGGGGAGGGTAATGAAATTAAAATGCTGAAGCGTTTCCAAGGGTTGGGGGCAGAGTGACAGCTGAGCCTATTGCACTGATGAATGCAGGAATACTATGGCTCTGGTAAAGGGAGGCAGGAGGTATGAGGCCACAGCAGGCTAAATGCCTGTATTTATTTAGACTCGATATCCTACAAATAATGCATTATGGAATAGGACGCATGACTGTGCGATATTGGCAATGGCATAGCCTACACTAGCTCGTGCCATCTCATAGCCTACTCATTTTCTTGTGCTTGGAAAAATCTCCCACGAAAGCTGAAAAGCAGCAGAAAAAAAAGCTTACATCTCACAAAAGGTGTTTGGCAAACAAAATAGAAGCGCTGTGGCTTTAAATCGCTGTCCCTCCCAACCTTTCTAAATATGTTCCATTTATCCAGTGGTGAAAAGATATAGGGGCTTTTGTTTGGTTACCCATTGGAGGTGGACAGAAAGCTGAACAAACGATCACGAAAATAAGAACAAAGTGCTAAGCGTTCAAATGGGAACGGTTCAGGGCAATTTTATATGCGCACTGGGCAAAAACATGGGGAAAACTGTTTGTTACTCTACCCCTTCACTGGAAATGACAGAAAAGCATGGAATGAATGCGGTTAGAGAATGTCAATTCTCTCTCCCACATGACAGATATACCAACGTGGGTTAGCTAACTGTTATTCCCCGGCCAGCATCATATTTCCCAGTAGCCTAGCGAAAGATACTCACCGACTTGCAGTACGTTGTCCACCCAGCCGCCCTCCAGCAGAGTGACACCCCGTAGGAAAGGCAGCTGGGTCTCTTCATTGTTTTCCCCGCTAGTTCCACTCTCTTCTCCCCCGGCGTTGAACGACGAATACATGCATATCTCCTTTTCGCTCCTCGGAAAGGACCAGTACACGATCCTTCTCTGGACGGGTTCTGGAATACGTTCGAACCGTTCCTCCACCCTTTGGAAGGGCCACTTCTCCGCGACTTTCCGCGCCGCTATGTCTAGCAGCGATTCGGGGTTGTGTGTTTTTCCCGATCCCCCTGGAGCGGACCCCGGACCGCCACACAGTACTCCTCCAGCCCGCTGCCCCTGCCTGCATGCCGGGTTGTAGCCGGGCCTGCAGCAGAGCCGCTTGGCCGGGGGCTGCTGGACTCGCTCCGCCATGATTGCACTGCTGTAACTTGCAGCACAGTCTCCCCGACCATATAAACGGGATGCGGAAGAGAAAAAGACACTCCAGACGATTGTCGGCCGTACATGGAGAGACGACCCTTATTTGGAATAGTAGGCGGTTTCTTTTGGGTTCGGCYAAGTCCTTTGTGTTGTCAAATTAACCGAGATGGGTGGGATCCTTGGTCATCCTGGGCCGATTCCAGCGCACAAGTGGCGGTAAAAAAGGAGCTATAGGCGGAATTCCCAAACGTCGGCAAATCCTTTGTGAAGCCATTCCGGAGCTAGAAGGCGGGGCCcagtgtgtggtggtggagggggggaTACTAAAAGAcgaaaatactctgaagtttgTTAGTGTTTGAGTTTAAAGGCGGGGTCTTATCCAAGGGCGGTCTTATAGTTTCCCACAGGGGTAAAAGGGGCAAGAGTTGAAGCCGCATTTTTGGTATTGAAGAAGACATCTACAACCGTAGGCTCTCTCCTCTCAATAACATCACGAGTGACTGGGTTGTTTTCTTAGCAAGTTCAGAGGGCTCAACTGTCAGTGAGGGAGAGGGCGTGGGAGGAACGCAAGGATATGGACGGCTCGTCCATTCTCTAATCATTTTATCAATACGGGCCTTATTCAATTAACaatggcctctctctctttctgtcgaaTGAACAAAAGTAAATACCAAGAATAAATTCCAACATTGCATTCTAGCTCATCAAGGACTCACACGCACACGTTGGACAAAAGTGCCTTCAGTTTCTTTTCCTGTGTTGTAAGTTAACTTGTGTACCTTTTTATAAATgcccatattcataaagagtTTGTGAATAGATTAACGTTAtaactagcctataggcctagACTTTGGTATAGGCTGACAGCATGTTATTCTATGTTGAAACAATAGGCTGGTTTAGAAATGGAACAATAAATATATTATCCAGTTCATAGCAGCCTTTTCATCCATCTCACAGCTCAAGCCCCAACATGACTGAATAAACTAAATGTTATCTTACTGATTAAATAAGGAATATTCTGTTAACAACTTACCAATACATATAATTTGTAAAGGCAATAAATCTTAGGCCCAGAAAGGTTCACATTCCAAGTGGGCAAATCATAATTTGATCTAGTACAAACCTTGCATgctgtgatttttattttattttctattattcAAATTTGCCATCACAAAAATACATGGAAACTCATGGACTCATTCACTGAGCAGAAAAGAAAAACCTTGCTGTCTAATAATGAACATTATTAATCCCAACTAAAAGCAAACCCTCTGCTTGGTATGTGCATTTGCCTGTCTGGTTGTCCAGCATGTGTTTCAGGcgaaccccctctcctcccctgtgtgCAGAAGCCTTTGAACTGCAGGTGTGACCAACCCCgatttggtttcaatacttccaCACAGGAAGTTCAGACAGCCTGATGCTCCTTTGTTGTGAAGttcaacttttttattttctcattaaaTATCAGAAAACTGGTGACCAAAACTTTTGACCATCGATTCGAATTACATTTAACACTGCCTTCTACGGTTTAAACTCAAATAAACAAACACTGATGCAGATAAAGTTACATAGGCCTGTGTTTTGAGCACTTTCCACCATTGGCCTACCCCAAACATTTGTCAAAACAGCATGGTCTCAAGATGGTTGCCTTCAAAGAAGCACACTTGTaaccagtgttggggagtaatgaactacatgtagttccaCCAGTaagttaactacattttgcagtagcttgctGGTAGTTTAACTAATttcaaatctaggtagtgttttcagtagttaaatgtttttgacatttaacggtgtagctaactactggaactacacaactTTTAGGCAATCTTAGGCAATCTTTTCCTTTTGCATCACATTTGCCAAATTCTAATTCTCATTGGAAATGTagttgtgtttaataggctaatttAGACATTATGTTAACATATGACTGCAAAATGatttgttcttgcaatttgtagtcattgacatttcagatttacgtATGATAATTTTTCAGAAAGTCATTTGGAGGTAGTGAACTACTTTATTCAAAGTAGCTTTACTTAAGTCAATTATATTTACCTTAAGGGTAGCTTAAATATAAGTTTTTCCTTTTAATGTCGAAATAAACATGTCTCCAACCCCCTGATCACACAATCACAAACTGAAATATATGTGCGTCAGGGGAGGAtgactcataataatgtctggaacggcggGAATGAAATGGCATCGAACACATGGAAGCCATGTATTTGGTGTATTagttaccattccactaattccactccagccattaccacgagcccgttctcccaagttaaggtgccaccaacctcctgtggtgtgtgtacatTGTATAATCAATTAGTGAGAGAGAACCTCAAATATCACATAAAATTTGTATATCCACTCTATTGTTGACAATAGaacctcccacaatgcaggtgatgACGGCAGCATGAAGTTGGTTAAGAGCAATTGCAGAAAATTGCAGTCAATTGCAGTcaaaacttcaaatcaaatcaaactttatttgtcacatgcggggtcaatgtaatagtacaaaacaaatggagggggcggggtcaatgtaatattccggtggccatttgattggttgttcagcagtcttatggcttgggggtagaagctgttaaggagtcttttggtcctagacttggcgctctggtaccgcttgccgtgcggtagcagagaaaacaatctatgacttgggtgactggagtctctgacaattttatgggctttcctctgacaccggctattatataggtcttggactgcaggaagcttggccccagtgatgtactgggccgtacgtactaccctctgtagcgccttgaggtcagatgtcgagcagttgccYtaccaggcagtgatgcaaccggtcaggatgctcttgatggtgcagctgtagaactttttgaggatctgaggacccatgccaaatcttttcagtctcctgagggggaaaaggttttgtcgtgccctcctcacgactgtcttggtgtgtttggaccatgatagattgttggtgagGTGGACACCTTTGATCACAGGATTTTCATAAAGTTCATACAGTCGACATTTAGGTGCAAGTCAGACAATTTTTATTCCCACAATTCAACACACTTTGAAAGTCAGTGACCAACGATGGTcaccgacttgacaaaagtgatccacTTGAAAGCACCCAATGGGTGCGATAGCATCAAATCCATGATGTATTGTTGGTAAATGGTGACTGAATGagctacaaataataatgagtagcaTGATTTGAGTAGTACACggcacaatatatatttatatatatatataaaaaaattaaggataaccaggagcacactccaacactcagacataatttacaaacaaagcatttttatttagtgaatctgccagatcagagccagcagggatgaccagggatgttttcttgataagtgtgagaatttgacaattttcctgtcctgctaagcattcgtaatgtaacgagtactttttggtgtcagtgaaaatgtatggaataaaaagtatattattttctttaggaatgcagttaaaagttgtcaaaaacatGAATAGTAAAGTATGcccaaaacgacttaagtagtatctTACTACTTtttttcttaagtactttacacaactgtcagtcagtcagcagtcgccTGTACTATCGGCTTCAACGTCGAACAAGACCAATTTTGGTACCTATAATACAATAAATACACTTTGAAAGGTAGTGACCAACGATTGTCACCGATTGACAAAAGTGATCAGCTCAAGAGCATCAAATCCatgatgcattgtgggtaaattgtgattgactgactgactgactgatctataaATAGGCagtcggctgcaatgtcgaaTAAGCCCAATTTTGGTCTAATAGTGCAACACAATGTAAAGCGGCTTGACAAAAGGGATCTGCTCAAACGCACGCATTAACCTAATTTAATTTGTCTTGAGTCAGGTCACTGGTATCCTTCTATCACAATAAAACTACAATTCCATACATGCCAGGCTGTACACGTCATAACCAATTGCAAGAACCAACTTCCTGGTGGTAGGGTGCCGGATCAGCGTGGGATAAAAATAGAAATCTCTGTTAAGTGAGTATGTTAACTTAATTATACCAATGTTATATAGCCTTGATTTAAATAGTTGTCGCTGTGTCTACTGCGAAACTAGATCAAAGTTGCTAGGGCGATGAGGCTGTTTTACAATGcaaataagctagctagctacctaacgctAGCTTAATTGATTACAGACGCTGAGTTTGTTATGTAGCTAACGGTTAGTGGCTAAGCTAATGTTAGTTGTAAAGAGGCAATCTGTCTTTTGTTTCTCCAGTACTAAAGTAATGTGTCTATTCACTGCGTTGTGCATAGGCTATTTCATGTTCATTGAATATCTCTTATTGGCGTGGAACTATCTGTGGTTGAGACTTTAAAATTACAGAGGCAATTTTACTGTTTTTCACTTGTATACCAGTACACGGTAGGTAAAAAGTCTAGCATACAAGACATCCAATGTAAACATAACATTGGTTAGATTTGAAATTAACAGATGTCACCAGAATCTGAAACTGTGTGGCTGTAGCAACAGAGCCAAGGCTACTTCCATTTGAcattaagtaatttagcagaggctcttatccagagcaacttacaattagtgcattcatcttaagatagctaggtgagaccaCATCATTTGTATAAAGTACATTTCCCCTCAACAATTTATCAAAGTCAttgctagtaggaaaagacaagtgtgTTTATTGTTGGGGGGAGTAGCAGCACCTGTTGGTGGTGAGTAAATTGTACCCAGTCAGCAGTTTAATGTTCAGCAGGGCAACAGTGTGTAGGCAGTGGCAATGTTTTGTTGCAAGCTTCTTATGTTTAAATAATAAACCTTCTCCTCATTCCCATGTTCCAGGTTTGGGATTGGAGTTGCTGTTGGCGATCAGGATGATTGACGTGCGGGCGTGGGRGGAGTACCTGGTGGAATGGGCGGCCAAGGACCCGTACGGCTTTCTGACCACTGTCATCCTGGCGCTTACACCCCTCTTCATCGCCAGCGCCCTGTTGTCGTGGAAACTGGCCAAGATGATTGAAGTGCGCGACCGCGaacagaagaagaagcagaaacgTCAGGAGAATATCGCCAAGGCCAAGAGGACCAAGAAAGACTGAGCtgtggagggagaaagaagagctACAGTACACAGCTATGCTCAACACTCTCTTCACTTGCAACACCGCTCCCCCTCGCCTCCTAAACCCAGTCCAGTGCAGGACCACAGACCATCATTCCTGTCCAGTGTAGGAAGGATTGTAGGCCCTAAATGGTGGCCTTACAGAGCTGAGAGGGAACTGTATAGACAGAGGAGGCTCATTTGATTTGAGCTATCAGCGCGTAAACCTGGATTGTCTGATTATGCTGGTGTTGCTGTACTTAGCATTCCATTTGTAACAATTCCACTCCAATGATTTCATAAACGACTTTGTTTTTCTCTATTTTAAATGACTTGTTAAATTTCTGAATCACTTGCTTGTTTTTATTAAATTAAGTTCTAAATATAATAGGCTTGTATTTCTTCAAAACATAATTTCCCATAACCCTGCCTGTATGACGCTTAATTGAAAGCGGTTGAGTTCCAACCTGACTTGATGCGCAGGCATTGCactgcatcaaccaatggttttATGTCATCAACTGTTCAGTCGGGCATAGACTGCTATATCATAGTTGATAATTAAACACCTATCCAATCGTTTTGAGATCTGGCAGGAGTCTGGTATGGACTCGGGCAGGAACTCAACCAAGATGTGTTCCAGGCAGTTTTCATGCATGGGCTTcatttagttaaaaaaaatatttggttaaAAGGTTTGTGGTGTGAGATGATGGGGTGTATATCATACCACATATGTaaagccataaaaaaaaaaatgtcacactGAAAATATTTAATATATGTATGCCATTTGGGCAAACATTTTATCCAAATCAATTTACAATAGTGTGTGCATACCTTTTTTtttatgggtggccccagcgggaatcaaacccaccatTATGACATTGCTATcaccatgatctaccaactgagcaacactGTACCACCTACTTGCCAGCACCTACATCACATCCCAGTTTCCTCAAGCCTGGTAGTTTAATTTGCAATCCACAAAAAAATCATCAAATATACCTTGATTacctacaacacaacacaactcatATACAAAACCTTTACAGTATAGTTGGGGAGATCagaaaatgtgtcttccacaccCCATGAATGCCACCCACTATATCAAGTATTCCCTGATTCAACACGAAAGTTTTTTTCAtataacagagctgagagctcccATTAGTTTACATCATGTCCGTTGTTGTATTCATTACTACAAACCGTAATAAAATACGTTGTGGTGGAAACCGCTTTTGTCAAATCTGTTTGAAATMACCGGTTTCCATTGCCAAGCATTTTGCTaaggtgtgcactaatgaatacgatcCAGTCCACCTTCCATCCTCAAGTTCCCTGTACTAAAGGAGAGGGATTATGAAGTTTCCTTCCCATCATCCTTCCTCTACCTTGCTGCTTTCAATTGACCAGTCTTTTCAGGTGGGTCACTGAACAATGGTGGCAAGGATGGAAGGAAACTTGTGAAGGTCTATttcgtgtatatactgtattgtgtgtATACCATAGTGTGTGTTAGGTACCAGTATCACTATACTCAGAAGTATCATGGCAAGGAAATTAGGAACCAAACATAAGCAGACATTTCTTAAGGTAAACAGTTCACAcaacagcaggtttttaaaagaCCATAGAGTTCAGACTGCTTCGGGTTTTATGTTTCACCCTGGAAAATCCAGTATCGTGGCATCGCAATACTCGTATGGTGacccagtttttttttttgtgtgtgtgtgtgtgtgtgtattattttttGCTTGGCTGCTGGTGTCCAGGAGCCAGGCTGGAATGTGTTAGCTGTACTGACATGCTCGTCGCTGGCCGAAGCTGAAGGCGGCGTGGCCCTCGGCTATGGTCTGATGGCCCCAGCTGAAGGCGGCGTGGCCCTCGGCTATGGTCTGAGCAGGCCAAGCCACTAGCCCCTCCTCGTACTCCTTAggaagcagctctctctctcctccacctccctcgcCTTGCCTTTTGTGTGCTCCCTGTAGTTCTGGTTCCTCACCAGCTACTGTGAAGGGCACACACAGATTTAATATCAGAGGTAAAACCAAGGCTTTTGAACACACTCTTTTTGAAGGGATAGTTAGGAGTCCTCTAACAACTCATCCATAAGAGCTCAACCCTGAACGTCACACATCAGCAGCAGCTAAAGCTAAAGCTACTGTCTAGTCCATGGTGTTAGTTTTGCCTTGGCAGAGCCAGAGAGCCATGGCCAGGGAGGGATGCCTGGACTTGTTGCTGTTGTGTGTTGGCAGCAGAACGAGCAGGCtgtgaagggagaggggagaccaGGGCCAAACAGCCCTGCTTTGGGGAGCGAGGCGAGCATATTGAACCGCTTTTCCAGCCTGTTAATGACAGGATTTAATCCAATCAATTTATGTCAACTTGGACAGGGACWAAATGAAGCGTTAAGGAAGGGGGGCATAAAGTGCCAGGGGAGCGGTTTTGGCTACACCACTGTCCAGCTGTGGACGACTGCACTGGGCAGACAGTACGCAGAAAATTGGAATAGAATGTTCTGGCAACACTGAGGTAGGAACGGCATTGGGATGGAGTATACAGAGAGGGGCTGCCTGGGTATTAGCCTTGTAGAGGCTTTCCCATAGCCTCCATGTTTGAGAATAGGAAAGTTAGCAGGCTAATTCTTTGATCCTGTTCTGTGACGTATGCCTAGCCCTTGATGTCTAGctatggccctggtctaaagtaatgcaccacatagggaatagggtgccatttgggacaccaccAAACTGAGAAGTGTGACAGTTGagcccatagagatagatagagggctcatctttgtatctgtgccattatagcgtctgtgacagcatgggcagcgccattgaggcaatctcccttttgaagtagtcaattatcttcttcacgattggctgatccttcctgatgacccggttggacatgactccaaccactagaggcctctatcattctctatgattTACTCCCACCACCCACAACCTGTCCCAACTTCTGCCAAACAGACAGGCggacacagaaagacagagctATTTACTCAACACCCGTCCCCCAATATTTCCTGGCTCTGTTGAAAATGGAGAAAAAGCTAAACAAAGTGTTTCTCCTCGACTCTTCCCTCCCCATACCCAGTCCCCAAGAGCTCCCACAAACACAGCAGGGGTACGCACTTCAATGGAGGGGGCTGCTTCCTTGCTTCCTGGAGAAGGGAACAGACAGATGAGAGTTAGAACACCCACACCACTGCACAAACAAAATGAACAGTTACCGGCCATTTACACTATAGAAGCAGCACTCGCTTGGCCACGCTAGCCTTGCCCTCATGTGGGTGCTACATATCAACAGCCATTGTCAGTCAATCCAGCAGGGCTTGAAAGCTATGGTCAGTCGCGTCGCAATATCGCAGAGGATTTGAATAAAGTTCAGCTTTCCCTAATTTTAGTCCGGCCCTGTTCAGCTCCCTCGCCCATGCTCGCATCACTCAATGGTCCCCCGCCCACTCCGCGTCTTtcgctttccttccattgaaaggGAATAGCTTCCGATGTTTCACCGCGCGATGCCGCTTCATAGTGTAAACGGTTCGTTACACTTGACATCTAATGTAACGGCATGGAATCACTTGTTTAACTGTGTAGTTAAAGTAACACAATATCTAACTAAATAGTAAGTGATCTGAACAGAATTTTGCCTGTTTCCTTTCTTTAGAATTCCAGTGCGATACATGACACGATAACAGCTAGAATATGGTATCTCTGTGATTTACCAGTCTAAGCAGAGAGGATACTGTAGTAATGTACACATTTAAACTACTATACAGCATAAAGAAAGAGACAGT from Salvelinus sp. IW2-2015 linkage group LG33, ASM291031v2, whole genome shotgun sequence encodes:
- the LOC111957372 gene encoding small integral membrane protein 15 — encoded protein: MIDVRAWXEYLVEWAAKDPYGFLTTVILALTPLFIASALLSWKLAKMIEVRDREQKKKQKRQENIAKAKRTKKD